A stretch of Zonotrichia albicollis isolate bZonAlb1 chromosome 32, bZonAlb1.hap1, whole genome shotgun sequence DNA encodes these proteins:
- the KEAP1 gene encoding LOW QUALITY PROTEIN: kelch-like ECH-associated protein 1 (The sequence of the model RefSeq protein was modified relative to this genomic sequence to represent the inferred CDS: inserted 3 bases in 3 codons; deleted 3 bases in 3 codons), with protein MSCPSPPLPELRAEVTPSSPCSSLSRFTLSEHPRAALAAMNELRLQGQLCDVTLRVRHRRDLPPTELRAHRVVLAAASPVFRAMFTAGLRERGLAEVPIEGVQPGAMQRLVEFAYTAAVAVGERCVLXLLHGALMYQVQPVVGACCAFLAGQLHPSNAIGIAALAERLGCSELLQRAREYIYMNFAEVSKQEEFLSLSHCQLASLLSRDELNVRCESEVFQACVAWVQQDRAARAPFLPALLRAVRCHALTPRFLRAQLRRDLGRDALRYLARVFRDLALHRPHAGTPALPXPPKVRQLIYAAGGYLRRSLSTLQAFDPAEGTWLTLAEMETPRSGLGGCVVGGLFYAVGGRNNSAEGNTDSAAVECYNPVSGRWAPCAAMSVPRNRIGLGVIDGLIYAVGGSHGCTHHCSVERYEPERDEWAQVAPMGTRRIGVGVAVLHRLLYAVGGFDGSARLSSAERYHPERDXWQPIPPMATVRSGAGVCALGNCLYAMGGYDGTQQLSSTERFQADTETWSFVAPMGQRRSALGVTAFRGRIYVLGGYDGHSFLDSMECYDPRGGRVDGADAADAVGGAAGLGVAVTVEPCPPREPPPEEDEEPPPGGPC; from the exons ATGTCCTGCCCGTCCCCGCCTCTCCCGGAGCTCCGGGCCGAGGTGACGCCGTCGTCGCCGTGCTCGTCGCTCTCCCGCTTCACGCTGTCCGAGCACCCCCGC GCCGCGCTGGCCGCCATGAACGAGCTGCGCCTGCAGGGCCAGCTGTGCGATGTCACGCTGCGGGTGCGGCAC CGCCGGGACCTGCCGCCCACCGAGCTGCGGGCGCACCGCGTGGTGCTGGCGGCCGCCAGCCCGGTGTTCCGGGCCATGTTCAcggcggggctgcgggagcGCGGCCTGGCCGAGGTGCCCATCGAGGGCGTGCAGCCCGGCGCCATGCAGCGCCTCGTGGAGTTCGCCTACACGGCGGCCGTGGCCGTGGGCGAGCGCTGCGTGC CGCTGCTGCACGGCGCCCTCATGTACCAGGTGCAGCCCGTGGTGGGCGCCTGC TGCGCCTTCCTGGCCGGGCAGCTGCACCCCAGCAACGCCATCGGCATCGCGGCGCTGGCCGAgcgcctgggctgctccgagctgCTGCAGCGGGCAAGGGAGTACATCTACATGAACTTTGCTGAG gTCTCCAAGCAGGAGGagttcctctccctctcccactgCCAGCTGGCCTCGCTGCTGAGCCGCGACGAGCTCAACGTGCGCTGCGAGTCCGAGGTGTTCCAGGCGTGCGTGGCGTGGGTGCAGCAGGACCGGGCGGCGCGGGCGCCCTTCCTGCCGGCGCTGCTGCGCGCCGTGCGCTGCCACGCGCTCACGCCGCGCTTCCTGCGCGCCCAGCTCCGCCGCGACCTGGGCCGCGacgccctgcgctacctggcgCGCGTCTTCCGCGACCTGGCCCTGCACCGGCCCCACGCCGGGACCCCCGCCCTGC GACCCCCCAAAGTGCGCCAGCTCATCTACGCGGCCGGCGGGTACCTGCGCAGGTCGCTGAGCACGCTGCAGGCCTTCGACCCCGCCGAGGGCACGTGGCTGACGCTGGCCGAGATGGAGACGCCgcgctcggggctggggggctgcgTGGTCGGGGGGCTTTTCTACGCCGTTGGGGGGAGGAATAACTCGGCCGAGGGGAACACGGACTCGGCGGCCGTCGAGTGCTACAACCCCGTGAGCGGGCGCTGGGCGCCCTGCGCCGCCATGAGCGTGCCCAGGAACCGCATCGGGCTGGGCGTCATCGACGGGCTCATCTACGCCGTGGGGGGGTCCCATGGGTGCACGCACCACTGCTCCGTGGAGAG GTACGAGCCCGAGCGGGACGAGTGGGCGCAGGTGGCGCCCATGGGCACGCGGCGCATCGGGGTGGGCGTGGCCGTGCTGCACCGGCTGCTCTACGCCGTGGGCGGCTTCGACGGCAGCGCCCGCCTGAGCTCGGCCGAGCGCTACCACCCCGAGCGGG GGTGGCAGCCGATCCCGCCCATGGCCACCGTCCGCAGCGGCGCAG GCGTGTGTGCCCTCGGGAACTGCCTGTACGCCATGGGGGGGTACGATGGCAcgcagcagctgagcagcaccGAGCGCTTCCAGGCCGACACCGAGACCTGGAGCTTCGTGGCACCCATGGGGCAGCGGCGGAGCGCGCTGGGGGTGACGGCCTTCAGGGGCAGGATCTACGTGCTGG GGGGCTACGACGGCCACTCCTTCCTGGACTCCATGGAGTGCTACGACCCCCGCGGGGGACGCGTGGACGGCGCTGACGCCGCCGATGCCGTCGGGGGCGCAGCGGGGCTGGGCGTGGCCGTCACCGTGGAGCCCTGCCCCCCCCGGGAGCCCCCCCCCGAGGAGGACGAGGAGCCCCCCCCGGGCGGGCCCTGCTGA
- the SPC24 gene encoding kinetochore protein Spc24: MRGAAPPGSNSARERARRESGKNGRRRAPPGGGGGEAEPGAAAAAELGRASRSCCGGGCSGGSGCTGGSGRRRAGHGSWLRVCLRPRPGLCHRLQGAQADAQRLRGRRQELDTELCQAQGSLGTARDRTQALRRALQELQEQLQQNQDEEDEEQSLPPDVYVAQLYYEISRIDWDCSAEPGRIRGVHYGPDIAVPLDLDGAQHSGTFVSDFLWGLVPTEWRARRPPGCPREPLAP; this comes from the exons ATGCGCGGAGCGGCCCCGCCAGGTTCAAACAGCGCGCGGGAGAGAGCGCGGAGAGAAAGCggaaaaaatg GACGCCGGCGGGCTCCCCCTGGTGGCGGTGGCGGagaagcagagccaggagctgctgcggCAGCTGAGCTCGGGCGGGCGTCGAGGAGCTGCTGCGGCGGGGGCtgcagcggcgggagcggctgcaccggcggctccgggaggcgCAGGGCCGGGCACgggagctggctcagg gtCTGTCTGAGGCCGAGGCCGGGGCTCTGCCATCGCCTCCAGGGCGCCCAGGCCGACGCGCAGCGGCTCCGGGGCcgcaggcaggagctggacacggagctgtgccaggcccagggtagcctgggcactgccagggacagaACACAA gcgctgcgccgggccctgcaggagctgcaggagcagctgcagcagaaccaggacgaggaggatgaggagcagagCCTTCCTCCCGACGT GTACGTGGCCCAGCTGTACTACGAGATCAGCAGGATCGACTGGGACTGCAGCGCCGAGCCCGGCCGCATCCGAGGGG TTCACTACGGCCCCGACATCGCCGTGCCCCTGGACCTGGACGGGGCCCAGCACTCGGGCACCTTTGTCAGCGACTTCCTCTGGGGGCTGGTGCCCACCGAGTGGAGAGCCCGGAGACCCCCCGGCTGCCCCCGCGAGCCGCTGGCAccgtga
- the BEST2 gene encoding LOW QUALITY PROTEIN: bestrophin-2a (The sequence of the model RefSeq protein was modified relative to this genomic sequence to represent the inferred CDS: deleted 1 base in 1 codon): protein MTVTYTSRVATARFGGFSRLLLLWRDSIYKLLYRELLLFLAAYLGLSLAYRFLLSEEQRRLFEKLVLYCDKSAELIPVSFVLGFYVALVLERWWGQFRTVPAPDGLMVAVGSSVRGSDARGRLLRRTLLRYGSLAALLVLRAVSTPVYKRFPTTDHLVQAGFLTREERRRLEALRSPYNKFWVPCVWFGALAGRARQEGRIGDDCALKLLMEELNRFRAHCSLLFHYDWISVPLVYTQVVTIAVYTFFLTCLVGRQFLDPAQGYPGHELDLGVPVFTLLQFFFYVGWLKVCRGTWGVSEVPPGVPRCAQVYRNAPFPQVSMLAVDELHGAVPEPERDRFWGSAVPRPPYTAAAAPPPRRPFRGSAFDVTLDKEDLQFQPLEELGDPPGDPLDPPPGPGDPQELRPLHPQGELGV, encoded by the exons ATGACTGTCACCTACACGTCCCGCGTGGCCACCGCGCGCTTCGGGGGCTTCtcgcggctgctgctgctgtggc gggacagcatcTACAAACTGCTGTaccgggagctgctgctgttcctcgCGGCCTacctggggctcagcctggcctaCCG GTTCCTGCTGTCCGAGGAGCAGCGGCGCCTCTTTGAGAAGCTGGTGCTGTACTGCGACAAATCGGCCGAGCTGATCCCCGTGTCCTTCGTGCTCGG TTTTTACGTGGCGCTGGTGCTGGAGCGCTGGTGGGGGCAGTTCCGCACGGTGCCGGCCCCGGACGGGCTCATGGTGGCCGTGGGCAGCAGCGTGAGGGGCTCGGACGCGCGGGGGCGGCTCCTGCGCCGGACGCTGCTGCGCTACGGGAGCCTGGCGGCGCTGCTCGTGCTCAGGGCGGTCAGCACGCCCGTGTACAAACG ATTTCCCACCACTGACCACCTGGTACAGGCCg GGTTCCTGACGCGGGAGGAGCGGCGCCGCCTGGAGGCGCTGCGCTCTCCCTACAACAAGTTCTGGGTGCCGTGCGTGTGGTTCGGGGCGCTGGCGGGGCGGGCGCGCCAGGAGGGGCGCATCGGGGACGACTGCGCGCTCAAGCTGCTCATGGAG GAGCTGAACCGGTTCCGGGCCCACTGCAGCCTCCTGTTCCACTACGACTGGATCAGCGTCCCACTGGTGTACACACAg GTGGTCACCATCGCCGTTTACACC TttttcctcacctgcctggtgGGCCGGCAGTTCCTGGACCCCGCCCAGGGCTACCCCGGGCACGAGCTGGACCTGGGCGTGCCCGTGTTCACCTTGCTGCAGTTCTTCTTCTACGTGGGGTGGCTCAAGGTGTGCAGGGGCACCTGGG GTGTATCagaggtgcccccaggtgtgcccaggtgtgcccaggtgtatcggAATGCCCCATTCCCGCAGGTGTCCATGCTGGCCGTGGACGAGCTGCACGGGGCGGTGCCGGAGCCGGAGCGGGACCGGTTCTGGGGCTCCGCCGTTCCCCGCCCGCCCTACACGGCCGCGGCCGCGCCCCCCCCGCGCCGCCCCTTCCGCGGCTCCGCCTTCGACGTCAC CCTGGACAAGGAGGATTTGCAGTTCCAGCCCCTGGAGGAGCTCGGGGACCCCCCGGGGGACCCCCTGGACCCCCCCCCGGGGCCGGGGGACCCCCAGGAGCTGCGGCCGCTGCACCCCCAGGGCGAGCTGGGGGTCTGA
- the TIMM29 gene encoding LOW QUALITY PROTEIN: mitochondrial import inner membrane translocase subunit Tim29 (The sequence of the model RefSeq protein was modified relative to this genomic sequence to represent the inferred CDS: deleted 1 base in 1 codon), which produces MPRRSVLRALLRDYSSSLREAAASARAARPSRPASLSALALGAALARSVPDRGSLEAAAVAAGAALGELPPGSRSPRAERHVQRLLRLRERHRIRVRSFGIVAVAGTDPNGAEPALYRARCPHLRPRPWDRGALLDLGFLGRWWLLEAALRDCDINEEEFGALPEPLRRLEPGALRSERNERLHRESRAPVLLSEADIGDDGQ; this is translated from the exons ATGCCCCGCAG GTCTGTGCTCCGCGCCCTGCTCCGCGATTACTCCTCGTCGCTGCGCGAAgccgccgcctccgcccgc gccgcccggccctcGCGGCCCGCCTCTCTGTCGGCGCTGGCGCTCGGCGCCGCCCTGGCGCGCTCGGTACCGGACCGGGGCTCGCTGGAggcggcggcggtggcggcgggggcggcgctgGGGGAGCTCCCGCCGGGCTCGCGCAGCCCGCGCGCCGAGCGCCACGTGCAGCGCCTGCTGCGCCTGCGCGAGCGCCACCGCATCCGCGTGCGCTCCTTCGGCATCGTGGCCGTGGCCGGCACGGACCCGAACGGCGCCGAGCCCGCGCTTTACCGGGCGCGCTGCCCGCACCTGCGGCCGCGCCCGTGGGACCGGGGGGCGCTGCTGGACCTGGGGTTCCTGGGCCGGTGGTGGCTGCTGGAGGCGGCGCTGCGCGACTGCGACATCAACGAGGAGGAGTTCGGGGCGTTACCGGAGCCGCTGCGCCGCCTGGAGCCCGGCGCGCTCCGCTCCGAGCGCAACGAGCGCCTGCACCGCGAGAGCCGCGCGCCGGTGCTGCTGAGCGAGGCCGACATCGGGGACGACGGGCAGTGA